A genomic segment from Synchiropus splendidus isolate RoL2022-P1 chromosome 18, RoL_Sspl_1.0, whole genome shotgun sequence encodes:
- the LOC128750181 gene encoding IQ motif and SEC7 domain-containing protein 1-like isoform X4, with the protein MWKFKSFCLDYWHVLCLHPHSNFYKSVEGDGRPSESHSLDGGAGYSQGPVTHGSAISPDRFDGPIYSHGVQPGPQRLRRPKLQHSQSILRKQAEEEAIKRSRSLSESYELSADLQDKQVEMLERKYGGRFITRHAARTIQTAFRQYQMNKNFERLRSSMSENRMSRRIVLSNMRMQLSFEGAEKVHSSYFEGRQVSMTEDGAPLSVMQSERGDIEVHQPGNMSSHPAQQADLSDAITELEDAFSRQVKSLAESIDDALNCRSLQGDEGPEPESMGCHDIDRDLPYQVKSHRRTSGRHHDEAMSSYSDVTLFIDEEDMRPAHALSRSGDQPSSTESDIRLRSVNSSQDYWPIDCKDEGRDTDTSCRSTPSLECQEQRLRMDHLPLLTIEPPSDSSAEHSDRSERGSVKRPPVYEPHGHIVTSSQASPKHISHGPPPRAPSRDDDAPLRHRHRQLESHLAINGSANRQSKSESDFSDGDNDSINSTSNSNDTINCSSESSSRDSLREQTLSKQTYHKETRNSWDSPIFSNDVIRKRHYRIGLNLFNKKPEKGIQYLTERGFIPDTPVGVAHFLLQRKGLSRQMIGEFLGNRQKQFNRDVLDCVVDEMDFQSMELDEALRKFQNHIRVQGEAQKVERLIEAFSQRYCICNPTVVRQFRNPDTIFILAFAIILLNTDMYSPNVKPERKMKLEDFIKNLRGVDDGEDIPRETLVGIYERIRKRELKTNEDHVSQVQKVEKLIVGKKPIGSLHHGLGCVLSLPHRRLVCYCRLYEVPDPNKLQKLGLHQREIFLFNDLLVITKIFQKKKNSVTYSFRQSFSLYGMQVMLFENQYYPNGIRLTSAIPGADIKVLINFNAPNPQDRKKFTNDLRESIAEVQEMEKYRIESELEKQKGVVRPSMSQSSGLKKEAGNGSMNRASLDDTYAMGEGLKRSALSSSLRDLSEAGKRGRRSSAGSLDSNMEGSIISSPHMRRRAATPREGPTRDHPSIPNSASTSILGSLFGSKRGKPPSQSHHPAQSHPTLISHKPHPTNLHHTAQAAQHHSHHPPHCQIPQNPPPYHHHHHYHPPPHTQYHNHPAYSSHPHSHYSQHSHHSSQHAPHHQAGSAPGGPKPKHSGISTVV; encoded by the exons TGTGGAAGGGGATGGGCGGCCCAGTGAGAGCCATTCCTTGGACGGGGGAGCGGGCTACAGCCAGGGACCGGTGACTCACGGATCGGCCATCAGCCCTGACCGGTTCGACGGCCCCATCTACAGCCACGGTGTTCAACCTGGGCCTCAGCGTCTGCGTCGGCCCAAGCTCCAGCACTCGCAGTCCATCCTCCGAAAGCAGGCGGAGGAGGAAGCCATCAAGCGCTCTCGCTCGCTCTCAGAGAGCTATGAACTCTCCGCCGACCTCCAGGACAAACAG GTGGAGATGCTGGAGCGTAAATATGGCGGACGATTCATAACCCGCCATGCTGCCCGCACCATCCAGACAGCATTCCGTCAGTATCAGATGAACAAGAACTTTGAACGCCTCAGGAGCTCTATGTCTGAGAACCGCATGTCCCGACGCATCGTTCTCTCCAACATGAGGATGCAGCTTTCGTTCGAAGGGGCTGAGAAGGTGCACAGCTCCTACTTTGAAGGGCGGCAGGTTTCCATGACCGAGGATGGCGCCCCGTTGTCCGTGATGCAGTCGGAGCGCGGAGACATCGAGGTCCACCAGCCGGGGAACATGTCCTCGCACCCAGCCCAGCAGGCGGACCTGTCGGACGCCATCACGGAGCTAGAGGATGCGTTTTCCAGGCAGGTCAAGTCCCTGGCTGAGTCGATCGACGACGCACTGAACTGTCGCAGCCTTCAGGGCGACGAGGGTCCTGAACCCGAATCCATGGGCTGCCACGACATTGACCGGGATCTGCCATATCAGGTAAAGTCCCACAGACGGACGAGCGGGCGCCATCACGATGAAGCCATGTCGTCCTACAGCGACGTTACCTTGTTCATCGATGAGGAGGACATGCGCCCCGCGCATGCTCTGTCCAGGTCGGGGGACCAGCCCTCCAGCACAGAGTCGGACATCAGGTTGCGTTCAGTCAACTCCTCGCAGGATTACTGGCCCATTGACTGTAAAGACGAGGGCCGTGACACGGACACAAGCTGCCGCAGCACCCCCTCCCTGGAGTGCCAGGAGCAGCGTCTTAGAATGGACCACCTTCCCTTGTTGACTATTGAACCTCCTAGTGACAGTTCAGCGGAGCACAGCGACCGCTCCGAACGTGGCTCCGTCAAGAGGCCGCCAGTGTACGAGCCGCACGGCCACATCGTGACGTCCTCCCAAGCGAGCCCCAAACATATTTCCCACGGACCCCCGCCGCGCGCCCCATCCCGGGATGATGACGCGCCCTTGCGCCACCGCCACAGGCAGCTCGAGAGCCACCTAGCTATCAACGGCTCAGCAAACCGGCAGAGTAAGTCGGAATCCGACTTTTCCGACGGCGACAACGACAGCATCAACAGCACTTCCAACTCCAATGACACCATCAACTGCAGCTCAGAGTCCTCTTCCAGAGACAGTCTTCGCGAACAAACGCTCAGCAAGCAGACTTACCACAAGGAGACTCGCAACAGCTGGGACTCACCTATCTTCAGCAACGACGTCATCCGCAAGAGACATTATCGCATAGGACTAAACCTCTTTAACAA GAAGCCAGAGAAGGGCATCCAGTACCTGACAGAGAGGGGCTTCATCCCCGACACGCCGGTGGGCGTGGCGCACTTCCTGCTACAGAGGAAGGGTCTGAGTCGGCAGATGATCGGAGAATTTCTGGGAAACCGACAGAAGCAGTTCAACAGGGATGTTCTAGA ctgtgtgGTCGATGAGATGGACTTCCAGAGCATGGAGCTGGATGAGGCCCTCAGGAAATTTCAGAATCACATCCGTGTCCAGGGCGAGGCACAGAAGGTGGAGAGACTCATCGAGGCCTTCAG CCAGCGCTACTGCATCTGCAACCCCACGGTGGTGCGACAGTTCCGGAACCCAGACACCATCTTTATCCTGGCTTTTGCCATCATCCTGCTTAACACCGACATGTACAGCCCCAACGTCAAAccagagaggaagatgaagctGGAGGACTTCATCAAGAATCTCAGAG GTGTGGACGACGGCGAGGACATCCCACGAGAGACTCTAGTTGGGATCTATGAGAGGATCCGTAAGCGagagctgaagaccaatgaagacCACGTGTCCCAGGTCCAGAAAGTAGAGAAGCTGATTGTGGGAAAGAAGCCA ATCGGATCCCTCCATCACGGCTTGGGATGT GTGCTGTCTCTGCCTCACCGCCGCTTGGTGTGCTACTGCCGCCTGTATGAGGTACCGGACCCAAACAAGCTCCAGAAGTTGGGCCTGCATCAGCGGGAGATTTTCCTGTTCAATGACCTCCTTGTG ATCACCAAGATtttccagaagaagaagaactcgGTGACGTACAGCTTCAGGCAGTCCTTCTCCCTCTACGGGATGCAAGTGATGCTGTTTGAAAATCAGT ATTACCCCAACGGAATCCGTCTCACCTCAGCGATACCCGGCGCTGACATCAAAGTCCTCATCAACTTCAACGCGCCCAACCCCCAGGACCGCAAGAAGTTCACCAACGACCTGCGAGAGTCCATCGCCGAGGTCCAGGAAATGGAGAAATACAGGATAGAGT CTGAGCTGGAGAAGCAGAAAGGGGTGGTGAGGCCCAGCATGTCGCAGAGCTCCGGACTGAAGAAGGAGGCGGGGAATGGGAGCATGAACCGCGCCAGCCTGGACGACACCTACGCCATGGGCGAGGGTCTGAAGAGGAGCGCCCTCAGCAGCTCGCTGAGAGATCTGTCTGAAGCAG GCAAGCGTGGGCGTCGCAGCAGTGCAGGATCACTAGACAGCAATATGGAA gGGTCCATCATTAGCAGCCCACACATGCGCCGGAGAGCCGCCACCCCTCGCGAGGGCCCGACCCGTGACCACCCCTCCATCCCAAACTCGGCGTCCACCTCCATCCTGGGGTCACTCTTCGGCAGCAAAAGAGGAAAACCGCCCTCCCAGAGTCACCACCCCGCGCAAAGCCACCCCACGCTCATCTCCCACAAGCCCCACCCTACCAACTTGCACCACACGGCGCAGGCGGCACAGCACCACAGTCACCACCCGCCGCACTGCCAGATCCCACAGAACCCGCCGCCgtaccatcaccaccaccactaccACCCGCCGCCCCACACGCAGTACCACAACCACCCCGCCTACTCCTCGCACCCCCACAGCCACTACAGCCAGCACTCCCACCACAGCTCCCAGCATGCCCCACACCACCAAGCGGGGTCGGCCCCGGGCGGCCCCAAACCCAAACACAGTGGGATCAGCACCGTAGTGTGA
- the LOC128750181 gene encoding IQ motif and SEC7 domain-containing protein 1-like isoform X5, producing MWCLQCNSEKTQSLLELELNGCVEGDGRPSESHSLDGGAGYSQGPVTHGSAISPDRFDGPIYSHGVQPGPQRLRRPKLQHSQSILRKQAEEEAIKRSRSLSESYELSADLQDKQVEMLERKYGGRFITRHAARTIQTAFRQYQMNKNFERLRSSMSENRMSRRIVLSNMRMQLSFEGAEKVHSSYFEGRQVSMTEDGAPLSVMQSERGDIEVHQPGNMSSHPAQQADLSDAITELEDAFSRQVKSLAESIDDALNCRSLQGDEGPEPESMGCHDIDRDLPYQVKSHRRTSGRHHDEAMSSYSDVTLFIDEEDMRPAHALSRSGDQPSSTESDIRLRSVNSSQDYWPIDCKDEGRDTDTSCRSTPSLECQEQRLRMDHLPLLTIEPPSDSSAEHSDRSERGSVKRPPVYEPHGHIVTSSQASPKHISHGPPPRAPSRDDDAPLRHRHRQLESHLAINGSANRQSKSESDFSDGDNDSINSTSNSNDTINCSSESSSRDSLREQTLSKQTYHKETRNSWDSPIFSNDVIRKRHYRIGLNLFNKKPEKGIQYLTERGFIPDTPVGVAHFLLQRKGLSRQMIGEFLGNRQKQFNRDVLDCVVDEMDFQSMELDEALRKFQNHIRVQGEAQKVERLIEAFSQRYCICNPTVVRQFRNPDTIFILAFAIILLNTDMYSPNVKPERKMKLEDFIKNLRGVDDGEDIPRETLVGIYERIRKRELKTNEDHVSQVQKVEKLIVGKKPIGSLHHGLGCVLSLPHRRLVCYCRLYEVPDPNKLQKLGLHQREIFLFNDLLVITKIFQKKKNSVTYSFRQSFSLYGMQVMLFENQYYPNGIRLTSAIPGADIKVLINFNAPNPQDRKKFTNDLRESIAEVQEMEKYRIESELEKQKGVVRPSMSQSSGLKKEAGNGSMNRASLDDTYAMGEGLKRSALSSSLRDLSEAGKRGRRSSAGSLDSNMEGSIISSPHMRRRAATPREGPTRDHPSIPNSASTSILGSLFGSKRGKPPSQSHHPAQSHPTLISHKPHPTNLHHTAQAAQHHSHHPPHCQIPQNPPPYHHHHHYHPPPHTQYHNHPAYSSHPHSHYSQHSHHSSQHAPHHQAGSAPGGPKPKHSGISTVV from the exons ATGTGGTGTTTGCAGTGTAACTCAGAGAAGACTCAGtcactgctggagctggagctgaacGGCTG TGTGGAAGGGGATGGGCGGCCCAGTGAGAGCCATTCCTTGGACGGGGGAGCGGGCTACAGCCAGGGACCGGTGACTCACGGATCGGCCATCAGCCCTGACCGGTTCGACGGCCCCATCTACAGCCACGGTGTTCAACCTGGGCCTCAGCGTCTGCGTCGGCCCAAGCTCCAGCACTCGCAGTCCATCCTCCGAAAGCAGGCGGAGGAGGAAGCCATCAAGCGCTCTCGCTCGCTCTCAGAGAGCTATGAACTCTCCGCCGACCTCCAGGACAAACAG GTGGAGATGCTGGAGCGTAAATATGGCGGACGATTCATAACCCGCCATGCTGCCCGCACCATCCAGACAGCATTCCGTCAGTATCAGATGAACAAGAACTTTGAACGCCTCAGGAGCTCTATGTCTGAGAACCGCATGTCCCGACGCATCGTTCTCTCCAACATGAGGATGCAGCTTTCGTTCGAAGGGGCTGAGAAGGTGCACAGCTCCTACTTTGAAGGGCGGCAGGTTTCCATGACCGAGGATGGCGCCCCGTTGTCCGTGATGCAGTCGGAGCGCGGAGACATCGAGGTCCACCAGCCGGGGAACATGTCCTCGCACCCAGCCCAGCAGGCGGACCTGTCGGACGCCATCACGGAGCTAGAGGATGCGTTTTCCAGGCAGGTCAAGTCCCTGGCTGAGTCGATCGACGACGCACTGAACTGTCGCAGCCTTCAGGGCGACGAGGGTCCTGAACCCGAATCCATGGGCTGCCACGACATTGACCGGGATCTGCCATATCAGGTAAAGTCCCACAGACGGACGAGCGGGCGCCATCACGATGAAGCCATGTCGTCCTACAGCGACGTTACCTTGTTCATCGATGAGGAGGACATGCGCCCCGCGCATGCTCTGTCCAGGTCGGGGGACCAGCCCTCCAGCACAGAGTCGGACATCAGGTTGCGTTCAGTCAACTCCTCGCAGGATTACTGGCCCATTGACTGTAAAGACGAGGGCCGTGACACGGACACAAGCTGCCGCAGCACCCCCTCCCTGGAGTGCCAGGAGCAGCGTCTTAGAATGGACCACCTTCCCTTGTTGACTATTGAACCTCCTAGTGACAGTTCAGCGGAGCACAGCGACCGCTCCGAACGTGGCTCCGTCAAGAGGCCGCCAGTGTACGAGCCGCACGGCCACATCGTGACGTCCTCCCAAGCGAGCCCCAAACATATTTCCCACGGACCCCCGCCGCGCGCCCCATCCCGGGATGATGACGCGCCCTTGCGCCACCGCCACAGGCAGCTCGAGAGCCACCTAGCTATCAACGGCTCAGCAAACCGGCAGAGTAAGTCGGAATCCGACTTTTCCGACGGCGACAACGACAGCATCAACAGCACTTCCAACTCCAATGACACCATCAACTGCAGCTCAGAGTCCTCTTCCAGAGACAGTCTTCGCGAACAAACGCTCAGCAAGCAGACTTACCACAAGGAGACTCGCAACAGCTGGGACTCACCTATCTTCAGCAACGACGTCATCCGCAAGAGACATTATCGCATAGGACTAAACCTCTTTAACAA GAAGCCAGAGAAGGGCATCCAGTACCTGACAGAGAGGGGCTTCATCCCCGACACGCCGGTGGGCGTGGCGCACTTCCTGCTACAGAGGAAGGGTCTGAGTCGGCAGATGATCGGAGAATTTCTGGGAAACCGACAGAAGCAGTTCAACAGGGATGTTCTAGA ctgtgtgGTCGATGAGATGGACTTCCAGAGCATGGAGCTGGATGAGGCCCTCAGGAAATTTCAGAATCACATCCGTGTCCAGGGCGAGGCACAGAAGGTGGAGAGACTCATCGAGGCCTTCAG CCAGCGCTACTGCATCTGCAACCCCACGGTGGTGCGACAGTTCCGGAACCCAGACACCATCTTTATCCTGGCTTTTGCCATCATCCTGCTTAACACCGACATGTACAGCCCCAACGTCAAAccagagaggaagatgaagctGGAGGACTTCATCAAGAATCTCAGAG GTGTGGACGACGGCGAGGACATCCCACGAGAGACTCTAGTTGGGATCTATGAGAGGATCCGTAAGCGagagctgaagaccaatgaagacCACGTGTCCCAGGTCCAGAAAGTAGAGAAGCTGATTGTGGGAAAGAAGCCA ATCGGATCCCTCCATCACGGCTTGGGATGT GTGCTGTCTCTGCCTCACCGCCGCTTGGTGTGCTACTGCCGCCTGTATGAGGTACCGGACCCAAACAAGCTCCAGAAGTTGGGCCTGCATCAGCGGGAGATTTTCCTGTTCAATGACCTCCTTGTG ATCACCAAGATtttccagaagaagaagaactcgGTGACGTACAGCTTCAGGCAGTCCTTCTCCCTCTACGGGATGCAAGTGATGCTGTTTGAAAATCAGT ATTACCCCAACGGAATCCGTCTCACCTCAGCGATACCCGGCGCTGACATCAAAGTCCTCATCAACTTCAACGCGCCCAACCCCCAGGACCGCAAGAAGTTCACCAACGACCTGCGAGAGTCCATCGCCGAGGTCCAGGAAATGGAGAAATACAGGATAGAGT CTGAGCTGGAGAAGCAGAAAGGGGTGGTGAGGCCCAGCATGTCGCAGAGCTCCGGACTGAAGAAGGAGGCGGGGAATGGGAGCATGAACCGCGCCAGCCTGGACGACACCTACGCCATGGGCGAGGGTCTGAAGAGGAGCGCCCTCAGCAGCTCGCTGAGAGATCTGTCTGAAGCAG GCAAGCGTGGGCGTCGCAGCAGTGCAGGATCACTAGACAGCAATATGGAA gGGTCCATCATTAGCAGCCCACACATGCGCCGGAGAGCCGCCACCCCTCGCGAGGGCCCGACCCGTGACCACCCCTCCATCCCAAACTCGGCGTCCACCTCCATCCTGGGGTCACTCTTCGGCAGCAAAAGAGGAAAACCGCCCTCCCAGAGTCACCACCCCGCGCAAAGCCACCCCACGCTCATCTCCCACAAGCCCCACCCTACCAACTTGCACCACACGGCGCAGGCGGCACAGCACCACAGTCACCACCCGCCGCACTGCCAGATCCCACAGAACCCGCCGCCgtaccatcaccaccaccactaccACCCGCCGCCCCACACGCAGTACCACAACCACCCCGCCTACTCCTCGCACCCCCACAGCCACTACAGCCAGCACTCCCACCACAGCTCCCAGCATGCCCCACACCACCAAGCGGGGTCGGCCCCGGGCGGCCCCAAACCCAAACACAGTGGGATCAGCACCGTAGTGTGA
- the LOC128750181 gene encoding IQ motif and SEC7 domain-containing protein 1-like isoform X2, with protein MDKPSVWRAVVSSTDPRRNRDPGSRPGSAIGYRLYDIVEGDGRPSESHSLDGGAGYSQGPVTHGSAISPDRFDGPIYSHGVQPGPQRLRRPKLQHSQSILRKQAEEEAIKRSRSLSESYELSADLQDKQVEMLERKYGGRFITRHAARTIQTAFRQYQMNKNFERLRSSMSENRMSRRIVLSNMRMQLSFEGAEKVHSSYFEGRQVSMTEDGAPLSVMQSERGDIEVHQPGNMSSHPAQQADLSDAITELEDAFSRQVKSLAESIDDALNCRSLQGDEGPEPESMGCHDIDRDLPYQVKSHRRTSGRHHDEAMSSYSDVTLFIDEEDMRPAHALSRSGDQPSSTESDIRLRSVNSSQDYWPIDCKDEGRDTDTSCRSTPSLECQEQRLRMDHLPLLTIEPPSDSSAEHSDRSERGSVKRPPVYEPHGHIVTSSQASPKHISHGPPPRAPSRDDDAPLRHRHRQLESHLAINGSANRQSKSESDFSDGDNDSINSTSNSNDTINCSSESSSRDSLREQTLSKQTYHKETRNSWDSPIFSNDVIRKRHYRIGLNLFNKKPEKGIQYLTERGFIPDTPVGVAHFLLQRKGLSRQMIGEFLGNRQKQFNRDVLDCVVDEMDFQSMELDEALRKFQNHIRVQGEAQKVERLIEAFSQRYCICNPTVVRQFRNPDTIFILAFAIILLNTDMYSPNVKPERKMKLEDFIKNLRGVDDGEDIPRETLVGIYERIRKRELKTNEDHVSQVQKVEKLIVGKKPIGSLHHGLGCVLSLPHRRLVCYCRLYEVPDPNKLQKLGLHQREIFLFNDLLVITKIFQKKKNSVTYSFRQSFSLYGMQVMLFENQYYPNGIRLTSAIPGADIKVLINFNAPNPQDRKKFTNDLRESIAEVQEMEKYRIESELEKQKGVVRPSMSQSSGLKKEAGNGSMNRASLDDTYAMGEGLKRSALSSSLRDLSEAGKRGRRSSAGSLDSNMEGSIISSPHMRRRAATPREGPTRDHPSIPNSASTSILGSLFGSKRGKPPSQSHHPAQSHPTLISHKPHPTNLHHTAQAAQHHSHHPPHCQIPQNPPPYHHHHHYHPPPHTQYHNHPAYSSHPHSHYSQHSHHSSQHAPHHQAGSAPGGPKPKHSGISTVV; from the exons TGTGGAAGGGGATGGGCGGCCCAGTGAGAGCCATTCCTTGGACGGGGGAGCGGGCTACAGCCAGGGACCGGTGACTCACGGATCGGCCATCAGCCCTGACCGGTTCGACGGCCCCATCTACAGCCACGGTGTTCAACCTGGGCCTCAGCGTCTGCGTCGGCCCAAGCTCCAGCACTCGCAGTCCATCCTCCGAAAGCAGGCGGAGGAGGAAGCCATCAAGCGCTCTCGCTCGCTCTCAGAGAGCTATGAACTCTCCGCCGACCTCCAGGACAAACAG GTGGAGATGCTGGAGCGTAAATATGGCGGACGATTCATAACCCGCCATGCTGCCCGCACCATCCAGACAGCATTCCGTCAGTATCAGATGAACAAGAACTTTGAACGCCTCAGGAGCTCTATGTCTGAGAACCGCATGTCCCGACGCATCGTTCTCTCCAACATGAGGATGCAGCTTTCGTTCGAAGGGGCTGAGAAGGTGCACAGCTCCTACTTTGAAGGGCGGCAGGTTTCCATGACCGAGGATGGCGCCCCGTTGTCCGTGATGCAGTCGGAGCGCGGAGACATCGAGGTCCACCAGCCGGGGAACATGTCCTCGCACCCAGCCCAGCAGGCGGACCTGTCGGACGCCATCACGGAGCTAGAGGATGCGTTTTCCAGGCAGGTCAAGTCCCTGGCTGAGTCGATCGACGACGCACTGAACTGTCGCAGCCTTCAGGGCGACGAGGGTCCTGAACCCGAATCCATGGGCTGCCACGACATTGACCGGGATCTGCCATATCAGGTAAAGTCCCACAGACGGACGAGCGGGCGCCATCACGATGAAGCCATGTCGTCCTACAGCGACGTTACCTTGTTCATCGATGAGGAGGACATGCGCCCCGCGCATGCTCTGTCCAGGTCGGGGGACCAGCCCTCCAGCACAGAGTCGGACATCAGGTTGCGTTCAGTCAACTCCTCGCAGGATTACTGGCCCATTGACTGTAAAGACGAGGGCCGTGACACGGACACAAGCTGCCGCAGCACCCCCTCCCTGGAGTGCCAGGAGCAGCGTCTTAGAATGGACCACCTTCCCTTGTTGACTATTGAACCTCCTAGTGACAGTTCAGCGGAGCACAGCGACCGCTCCGAACGTGGCTCCGTCAAGAGGCCGCCAGTGTACGAGCCGCACGGCCACATCGTGACGTCCTCCCAAGCGAGCCCCAAACATATTTCCCACGGACCCCCGCCGCGCGCCCCATCCCGGGATGATGACGCGCCCTTGCGCCACCGCCACAGGCAGCTCGAGAGCCACCTAGCTATCAACGGCTCAGCAAACCGGCAGAGTAAGTCGGAATCCGACTTTTCCGACGGCGACAACGACAGCATCAACAGCACTTCCAACTCCAATGACACCATCAACTGCAGCTCAGAGTCCTCTTCCAGAGACAGTCTTCGCGAACAAACGCTCAGCAAGCAGACTTACCACAAGGAGACTCGCAACAGCTGGGACTCACCTATCTTCAGCAACGACGTCATCCGCAAGAGACATTATCGCATAGGACTAAACCTCTTTAACAA GAAGCCAGAGAAGGGCATCCAGTACCTGACAGAGAGGGGCTTCATCCCCGACACGCCGGTGGGCGTGGCGCACTTCCTGCTACAGAGGAAGGGTCTGAGTCGGCAGATGATCGGAGAATTTCTGGGAAACCGACAGAAGCAGTTCAACAGGGATGTTCTAGA ctgtgtgGTCGATGAGATGGACTTCCAGAGCATGGAGCTGGATGAGGCCCTCAGGAAATTTCAGAATCACATCCGTGTCCAGGGCGAGGCACAGAAGGTGGAGAGACTCATCGAGGCCTTCAG CCAGCGCTACTGCATCTGCAACCCCACGGTGGTGCGACAGTTCCGGAACCCAGACACCATCTTTATCCTGGCTTTTGCCATCATCCTGCTTAACACCGACATGTACAGCCCCAACGTCAAAccagagaggaagatgaagctGGAGGACTTCATCAAGAATCTCAGAG GTGTGGACGACGGCGAGGACATCCCACGAGAGACTCTAGTTGGGATCTATGAGAGGATCCGTAAGCGagagctgaagaccaatgaagacCACGTGTCCCAGGTCCAGAAAGTAGAGAAGCTGATTGTGGGAAAGAAGCCA ATCGGATCCCTCCATCACGGCTTGGGATGT GTGCTGTCTCTGCCTCACCGCCGCTTGGTGTGCTACTGCCGCCTGTATGAGGTACCGGACCCAAACAAGCTCCAGAAGTTGGGCCTGCATCAGCGGGAGATTTTCCTGTTCAATGACCTCCTTGTG ATCACCAAGATtttccagaagaagaagaactcgGTGACGTACAGCTTCAGGCAGTCCTTCTCCCTCTACGGGATGCAAGTGATGCTGTTTGAAAATCAGT ATTACCCCAACGGAATCCGTCTCACCTCAGCGATACCCGGCGCTGACATCAAAGTCCTCATCAACTTCAACGCGCCCAACCCCCAGGACCGCAAGAAGTTCACCAACGACCTGCGAGAGTCCATCGCCGAGGTCCAGGAAATGGAGAAATACAGGATAGAGT CTGAGCTGGAGAAGCAGAAAGGGGTGGTGAGGCCCAGCATGTCGCAGAGCTCCGGACTGAAGAAGGAGGCGGGGAATGGGAGCATGAACCGCGCCAGCCTGGACGACACCTACGCCATGGGCGAGGGTCTGAAGAGGAGCGCCCTCAGCAGCTCGCTGAGAGATCTGTCTGAAGCAG GCAAGCGTGGGCGTCGCAGCAGTGCAGGATCACTAGACAGCAATATGGAA gGGTCCATCATTAGCAGCCCACACATGCGCCGGAGAGCCGCCACCCCTCGCGAGGGCCCGACCCGTGACCACCCCTCCATCCCAAACTCGGCGTCCACCTCCATCCTGGGGTCACTCTTCGGCAGCAAAAGAGGAAAACCGCCCTCCCAGAGTCACCACCCCGCGCAAAGCCACCCCACGCTCATCTCCCACAAGCCCCACCCTACCAACTTGCACCACACGGCGCAGGCGGCACAGCACCACAGTCACCACCCGCCGCACTGCCAGATCCCACAGAACCCGCCGCCgtaccatcaccaccaccactaccACCCGCCGCCCCACACGCAGTACCACAACCACCCCGCCTACTCCTCGCACCCCCACAGCCACTACAGCCAGCACTCCCACCACAGCTCCCAGCATGCCCCACACCACCAAGCGGGGTCGGCCCCGGGCGGCCCCAAACCCAAACACAGTGGGATCAGCACCGTAGTGTGA